The following proteins are co-located in the Apium graveolens cultivar Ventura chromosome 5, ASM990537v1, whole genome shotgun sequence genome:
- the LOC141659268 gene encoding calcium-transporting ATPase 12, plasma membrane-type-like codes for MSAIFDLSLQCMESLTELNSIGRLCRKRWHLAFAAIYSSRAFSHFDKSSTSYKKIVPDNCIIDVVQNSFPDVEQSSLTRLVKDKSLDNLVTLGGVEGLVSALKTDVEHGIHADENDVLRRQEAFGMNTYRRPPTKGFFSFVVEALKDPTILILLVCAGLSLGFGMKEDGPKEGWYDGGSIFVAVFLVISVSAISNFRQGRQFDKLSKVSNNIQVEVVRDRKRQHISVFEIVVGDVVCLKIGDQVPADGLFLEGHSLQIDESSMTGESDHVEIDTEKNPFLVSGTKVADGYAKFLVTSVGMNTTWGEMMSSISQDSSEETPLQVRLNKLTSSIGKIGLAVAFLVLVVLLVRFFTGNTKDEDGNVEYTGSKTKVDDVINGVVGIIAAAVTIVVVAIPEGLPLAVTLTLAYSMKRMMADQAMVRKLSACETMGSATTICTDKTGTLTMNKMKVTKFCLGHESVEERNITSIASSIIELFHQGVGLNTTGSVYKSDSGSELEFSGSPTEKAILSWAVLDLHMEMDELKRSSKLLSVEAFNSEKKRSGILMKKNGDNSMHVHWKGAAEMIIAMCSHYYDSLGNMNALDDTEREKLNRLVQGMAASSLRCIAFAHKQVSEQEYDDGKAKVQDNNLTLLGLVGIIKDPCRPGVRKAVQDCQYAGVNVKMITGDNVFTAKAIATECGILRIDQDMDGAVVEGVEFRNYTPAERLEKVDKICVMARSSPFDKLLMVQCLKQKGHVVAVTGDGTNDAPALKEADIGLSMGIQGTEVAKESSDIVILDDNFASVATVLKWGRCVYNNIQKFIQFQLTVNVAALVINFVAAVSAGEVPLTAVQLLWVNLIMDTLGALALATEQPTKELMDKRPVGRTEPLISNIMWRNLIAQALYQIVVLLTLQFGGEAIFNVNEKVKDTLIFNTFVLCQIFNEFNARKLEKKNVFEGIHKNKLFLGIIGITIVLQVVMVEFLKKFADTERLNWGQWGTCIGIAVLSWPIAFLVKYITVPEKPLFSFLKWQNLKNIFIDNKSAT; via the coding sequence ATGTCTGCAATATTTGATTTGAGTCTTCAGTGCATGGAGTCACTAACAGAGTTGAACTCCATCGGTAGGCTCTGTAGAAAAAGATGGCACTTGGCTTTTGCAGCCATTTATTCTTCCCGTGCATTCTCTCATTTCGACAAATCATCGACTTCCTACAAGAAAATTGTGCCTGACAACTGCATTATcgatgttgttcagaattctttTCCAGACGTTGAACAGTCGAGCCTTACGCGTCTCGTTAAGGATAAAAGTCTGGACAACCTTGTGACACTTGGTGGTGTGGAAGGTTTAGTGTCGGCTCTTAAAACAGATGTTGAGCATGGGATACATGCAGATGAAAATGATGTTTTGCGACGCCAGGAAGCCTTTGGGATGAATACTTATCGTAGGCCGCCTACAAAGGGCTTCTTTAGCTTTGTAGTGGAGGCATTGAAAGATCCAACCATTCTCATTCTGCTTGTTTGTGCTGGCCTTTCTCTTGGTTTCGGGATGAAGGAAGATGGACCGAAAGAAGGATGGTATGATGGTGGAAGCATATTTGTCGCGGTCTTTCTTGTgatttctgtttcagcaattagTAATTTCAGGcaaggtaggcaatttgataaACTGTCCAAGGTTAGTAACAATATTCAGGTGGAGGTTGTGAGAGATAGAAAGCGCCAACATATTTCAGTTTTTGAGATTGTTGTTGGAGATGTTGTTTGCTTGAAGATTGGTGATCAAGTGCCTGCTGATGGATTGTTCCTAGAGGGTCATTCACTACAAATTGATGAATCAAGTATGACTGGTGAAAGTGATCATGTGGAAATTGACACTGAGAAAAATCCATTTTTGGTTTCTGGTACCAAAGTCGCGGATGGATATGCCAAGTTTCTGGTCACTTCTGTTGGTATGAACACAACATGGGGCGAGATGATGAGCTCTATCAGTCAAGATTCCAGTGAAGAAACCCCTCTCCAAGTCCGTCTCAACAAACTCACGTCGTCAATAGGTAAGATTGGTCTCGCAGTGGCATTTCTAGTACTTGTAGTCCTGTTGGTTAGGTTTTTCACAGGAAATACTAAGGATGAGGATGGAAATGTTGAGTACACTGGAAGCAAGACTAAGGTTGACGATGTGATCAATGGCGTTGTAGGGATTATTGCAGCTGCAGTAACCATTGTAGTTGTAGCAATTCCTGAAGGTTTGCCCTTAGCAGTCACCCTTACACTTGCTTACTCAATGAAAAGAATGATGGCAGATCAGGCCATGGTGAGAAAGCTATCTGCTTGCGAGACTATGGGCTCTGCCACAACTATTTGTACGGATAAAACAGGTACTCTCACGATGAATAAGATGAAGGTGACAAAGTTTTGTCTTGGACATGAATCTGTGGAAGAAAGAAATATTACTTCTATAGCTTCTAGTATTATCGAACTCTTCCACCAAGGAGTTGGCTTAAACACGACTGGCAGCGTTTACAAGTCTGATTCAGGATCCGAGTTGGAATTCTCAGGCAGTCCTACTGAAAAGGCAATTCTTTCTTGGGCTGTCTTGGATTTACATATGGAAATGGATGAACTCAAAAGGAGTTCTAAACTTCTAAGTGTCGAAGCATTCAATTCAGAGAAAAAGAGAAGTGGTATTCTAATGAAGAAAAATGGAGACAATAGTATGCATGTTCACTGGAAAGGAGCTGCAGAGATGATAATAGCAATGTGCTCTCATTATTATGACTCACTGGGAAACATGAATGCTTTGGATGATACTGAAAGGGAGAAACTAAATCGACTCGTTCAAGGTATGGCTGCAAGTAGTCTCAGGTGCATTGCATTTGCACATAAACAGGTATCTGAACAGGAATATGATGATGGGAAGGCAAAAGTACAAGACAACAACTTGACACTATTGGGTCTAGTTGGCATAATAAAGGATCCATGCCGACCTGGTGTGAGAAAAGCTGTCCAAGATTGTCAATATGCTGGAGTGAATGTAAAGATGATCACTGGAGATAATGTATTCACTGCAAAAGCGATAGCCACAGAGTGTGGGATTTTAAGGATTGACCAGGACATGGATGGAGCTGTGGTTGAGGGTGTGGAATTTCGTAATTACACCCCAGCGGAGCGACTGGAGAAAGTTGACAAAATCTGTGTGATGGCAAGATCCTCGCCTTTCGACAAGCTTCTAATGGTACAATGCCTCAAACAGAAAGGACATGTTGTTGCAGTGACTGGTGATGGGACAAATGATGCACCTGCACTAAAGGAAGCCGATATTGGTCTTTCAATGGGGATCCAGGGCACTGAAGTTGCAAAAGAGAGCTCAGACATAGTTATATTAGACGACAATTTTGCATCTGTTGCAACTGTCTTGAAATGGGGAAGATGTGTTTACAACAACATCCAGAAATTTATTCAGTTTCAGCTGACGGTGAATGTGGCAGCTCTTGTAATCAATTTTGTGGCAGCTGTATCAGCTGGAGAAGTACCGTTAACTGCAGTTCAGTTACTTTGGGTAAATCTCATCATGGACACACTGGGCGCTCTCGCGCTTGCAACAGAACAGCCAACCAAGGAACTAATGGACAAACGGCCTGTGGGGCGTACAGAGCCACTTATATCAAATATCATGTGGAGGAACTTGATAGCTCAAGCATTGTATCAGATTGTAGTTCTCTTGACATTACAATTTGGAGGAGAAGCGATCTTCAATGTCAACGAGAAGGTAAAGGATACATTGATATTCAATACCTTTGTCCTTTGCCAGATTTTCAACGAGTTCAACGCGAGGAAGCTAGAAAAGAAAAATGTGTTTGAAGGGATACATAAGAACAAGCTGTTTCTCGGAATTATTGGGATTACAATAGTTCTTCAAGTTGTGATGGTGGAATTCTTAAAGAAGTTTGCAGATACGGAGAGATTGAACTGGGGACAATGGGGAACATGTATCGGTATTGCTGTTCTGTCTTGGCCTATCGCCTTCCTGGTGAAGTACATAACTGTTCCAGAGAAGCCATTGTTCAGCTTTCTGAAGTGGCAGAACTTAAAGAACATCTTCATTGATAACAAATCAGCAACTTAG